TAGCTGTTGACGGACATCCTCATTCCAAACAACCTTCCGAAGTTCTTTTACCATGTCTTCATTTCCTTTTCCAGGTCTTCCTGAGTAATGAAGTGCCCGGCATCAATTGCCGCGTCAGCTTCCTCCAACTCCCTGTTGTACTCTTCGATGGTTTGGGGTTTGATGTCGTCTTTTCGGCCTTTCAAGAAGGTTTTCAGCATTTGGATGACAGACTTTTTTTCAGCTTCATTGAGCTGGATAAAGTAGCTGTACATCTCCTGATCCAAAGCTTTTGCCATAACACTGATTTGTATACAAATTTACTTTTTAAAACCGAGCCAACCAAACGGGTGGCGTTTTGCTAACGTCCCAAGGCATTACGTCTGAAGAATTTGGAAATCAAATCATTGCTGTATATTTATAAGCGATGCCTTTCATAAAATCATTTTCGATCAACGCCGATAAGCGGACCCCCTTTCCGTTCAATATCCCCGCCGTCCAGTTCGCGCGGGAGGTTGTACTGGACGAAAGGGTCACCATTTTCGTCGGTGACAACGGGAGCGGTAAGTCAACTCTGCTGGAGAGCATTGCTTTTGCCGTGCACTTGCCCCTGATCGGCGGCCAGATGAGTGCTGCCGCCGGGAGCTTTGAGGCGGCACGGCTGTTAAAGCCCTATCTGGAGCTCGTATGGGCCCGGCAAACCAGCAAGGGGTTCTTTTTCCGGGCGGAGGATTTTAGCGATTTTATCGATGGCGTGGAAAAAGGAAGGATGAAGATCGAAATGGATTTAGCCGACCTGAAAGGCCAGGTAGACGACGCCATCATCCGGCAAATGAGCGACAGCATGAATTACGCTCTTCATAACACCCGTCGGCTTTATGGGGCGGATCTCCAGGCGTTTTCTCACGGAGAGGCCTACCTGACCATTTTGCAAAACCGTATCCAGGACAAGGGGGTCTACCTGCTGGATGAACCAGAGGCCGCGTTGTCGCCGCTCAAACAACTCGCGCTGATCGCTTTTATCCTTGAAGTATTAAAAAACAACAACACCCAGTTTATTATCGCCACCCACTCCCCTATCCTTATGGGCATACCCGGTGCAAGGCTTTATGAGATCCGGGAGGAGGAGATGCGGCAGGTGGCGTATACCGAGACCGATCATTACCGCGTGACGAAGCGGTTTTTGGATAACCCCGAGAGCTATCTTAGGCATTTTTGATCTGCCGAACTATTGGTCACAATCTAAAGCAAATGCTATTGAACTATCTCCACGCCGGAAGGTAATTTCCTTTGATCCTGCTTGCTTCATTACGGAATCGCCCACTTCGATCCAATAGGTTGTAAACCCTTTGCTATTGAATTTCGCTGTTGCATTGACATACACAGCATTTTTGACATTGTTTACAAATATCATAAAGGTAGGGTTTCTACCCGCTGTGTTTGTCACTATTTCACATAAGGACATTTTAGCGGCTTCACAATTTCGCTGGTTGTCGATCTGATCCGATCTTTTAAAATCATATTCAAGCTATATCCAAAATAGGGCCACCGCACCCGCAATGACGAGGCTGTAGCCTTTATATGTTTTTGCCAAATTTTAAATGTTTAGGCTCTAATTTAAACTCGCTCAATACATGCATCATTAAATCGACGCTTTTTTCAAGCTCATTCGGGATGATTATAACATAAAAAATCATATAGGCGTCCTCAGTGTTCCTGGCCAGTTTAAAGGGGACGGTAACTTCCCCATAAAATTCGTACGCAAACCATTTTTCGTCTTGATCGGATGTCCCTATCACACCAAAACTTATGGCATCCCAATCATACGGCTGTAGATCATAAGTCGCTATCTCTGAAAGGATGATAAGAAACGGCAACAAGTCTTCTTCAAAGATCCAGCCTGATTTCGTCATTTTTCTAGGTCTATATATAGTTTGAACTACTTGGAAAGCAAATCGAGGCTGCCTACACCAAAAGGGCCTTCGGCTACATGAAATTAGGCAAAAATATCATTTGGGGTTCTGTGGATTGTAGTTGTGATAGGTCCAGATATCAAGAAAAAGGCTGAGTGCCCCGTTCGAATTCAAGATCCGGTAATATTTCTGGACACTTTTCGGAGCCGCCATGTAGACTTGGGCATTTAACTGAACCGAAGCGCTGTCAATAAACACAGAGTATTTATAAATGTTGCTATCGGTAAGGTAATTCAAAATATATTTAGGTCTTTCACACGTTAATTGATCAATTTGTTGATAATAATCTGAGATGGAGTTGAGATTCATCTGGAGCCCGTCTCGTTTTAGCTTTACTTGGTCCGATCTCGGGGAATATAAGATAAAATTGCTCTTATTGTCAAATGCTCGGGTTGAGAAGGTTATTTTGAGGATTGACGAAGGTACGTTGTTGTTAGTTTGGTAGTCTTTAGCTTCGTCGAGGGACGCACTAGAGATATAAAAGAAGTCGGAGGTTTTGAAGAGCCCGTCATATATTTTAGTGATTTCTGAGTTCCAGGCAACGGGGTACGATAAAGCAGCGACCTTTTTTACTTGTATAACCTTTACATAACTAACAAGTCCTCTTCCAAGGCTTATGCTGCTGTCTTTTGTATCGAAAGAGACCGTGGCGCCTTTGAACGCCTTTAACGAGTCAATCTTCAGGCTTCCGCCAGATGCTTTTTCAGACGAGATCTTGATTTTTTTCACTGCTATTGCAGCTGAAACAACCAGAGAACCTTCGTTGGGCAATGGCAATGCAGAATAGTCGTCTGCACGAAAAAGAACTAGACTGTCTACATCTGTTGCGTTTATATCCTTGTTGTGAAATTCGGCAGAAGCATTCAATTCCTTTAGGATCGCGAGTTTTAATTTGCCAAAATCATCAATGCCAGCATATCGTTGCACGCTGTCAAAGCTCCTGTAAATTTTATATTTTGTTGTTCCTTCGCCTTTTAGGTCGCCATGATCATACATTTTTCCAATGCAGGCACTATCGTTACTCGGAACATTCAGAGGAACATAGCCGCCAAATGGTGGTGGTGGCGGAGGCGGGGGCGGAGGCGTTTGGCGGAAAAGTAAGTAAAGAATCGCTAATATTACCGCCGAGATCAAGGTGGCCATTAATGTTAACACCCTGTTCCGATTCTGTCTCGGTTCTAATTGAACTGCTGCTTGCGGCATGGATGAATTTTAAGATTGGCAAAAGGCGGTGGCACATTAATATATCTGCTTTCTGTTGCAGTCTCTACCGTTAAAACACCCTTTTTACCCCCGGTTTTCAGATTTGCAAAAAAAAGCAGTATTTTTCTAGAACGTAATACAGCCCGCTCGACTGAGCGGGTTAGAATTTACGATAAACACCCGGTTATTGTCGGGTCGTAAAACGAGGATTAGTCGTTGGATTAAATCCTGAGAGCTGGTCGTCTAGGGATTGGCTCTCCTTTTTTATGCTGGCCATACTGCAAATACCTATTTTTGATTTCAGGTCGGCCTCCGGTGCGGCAGAAAGCAAGCTGGCCAATCCCTCCTGGCCCTTGCCGCTGGTCAACAGAAGACCCTTTATCCGCAGGTTTGGGAAGGTCTATCAAAGGTTGCAGGGCGGCGTAGACGACTGGGCAGGAGAAGAATTCTACTGCGACGCCACGAACGCCCTTCAGTATGTGGCCCTCCAGGACCAGCGGTTCAAAATGGATGACAAGCATAGTCAGCAGCTAAAAAGCATATTTAGACGGTTTTATTCCGATGGTCAATTCGTCAATAAGATCGAGCTGGGTCTCAGGGACCGATTTCCGTTTCTCTACGCGGACGACAAGCTGCCGGTGGATCTGAAGACCATCTTCAAAAACATCCTGCAATTGCCGGTAAAAGTCTCCGGCCAGCAAGTGTCGCTCATTCAGGCCGGCCGGCAACTGGCAACCCTTTTCCAACAAGCTACCACCCGTCACAAAACCGCCCCCAAACCGGGGCTCGTGCAAGAAGGTGAAATATGCCTGATGGCCATTGTTGAACAAGGCGAGAACTACAGCATACCATCCGAAGCGCATGCGATCAAATCCTTTCCATCCATCGAGCTCTTCGGCTATATCCTCTACCTCCAGGACCATTACATCAAATGCTGGATCATCCGGATACCCACCGGAGGTTTCGATCAAGGCTCTCCGGCCAATGCCATCTTGCGCAATTTGCGCATCAACCTCATGAGGGTACACGCGGAAAAAGAGACCATCAAGGGATTGTTGAACGCTGTCCAGCAACGGCGGATAGACCTCGACAGCAAGGAGGTGAATACGACCCTGCTCGCGAAATACCTGAAAGACACCGGCGAAAAGCTTTTCAGCAAAAAACGATCCGGCATCGAGCAGGAAAGCATCCTTGATTTTGCCCTGCGCAGCGAGACCGAAGTCCTCCCTGGGGATACCCTGGCCATCCTGGTGCAAAAATTGAACGACCGGTTTGCCGTCATCACCACGCAGAACTTTGTCGACCGGTCAAAGCCCATGGATAAAAAACTCCTGCTCTTCCTCTGCTCGAACCCCAGCGATAAAAATACCCTGGATTTCGGCGAAGAGCTAAAGATCATCCAAAAGCTCCACCAATCCAGCACCGACCGGGCCTACTTCCAGATCGCCGTACGTACGGGCGTGGAAAAGGAAGAACTAAAAGAGCTCCTGGTACAGAACAAACCCGACATCCTCCACATCGTCCTGCACGCCTCCCCCGTAAAAGGCTTGTATTTCCAGGACGCCCAACAAAATGCAGCACCCATGGACGTGGAGGAGTGGGAAGATATCATTGAATTGCAACAAGCGATTCGCCGTCCCTCCATTATCATCCTCAGCGCCTGCAATTCCGAGGGCCATGCCCGGGCGGCAAAACCATACACCGACTTTTCCGCCGGTACAACGACCGTATTCCCCGACCAGGCCGGCATTGCCTATGCGCGCGGCTTCTATACCATCCTGTTCAACGACGAAGACACCGGCCCGAATATCTGCCACCGCAGTGGTGTCGTTGAGATAAAGAACAGGAAGCCCCCCTTCGACGCCATTAATGGCATCGATGTATACAACATCATGCAAACCTTTTAAAAGCTGACTTATGAGCAACCTATTAAAGAATTTCCTCGAAGAGTACGGGTACAACATCGTTGCCTTACCCAAGGAAGACATTAAGCCCCTCACGCTGCTTTGCCAGGATGGGGTGAGCGTTATTTCTCTTGACAGCAGCATTTCGACGCTGTTCACGTCGGATGAAAAGGCTCCACCTTCTGTCTTGCACAATACCATCACCGGGGACATTGTCGGTTCTACAGCGGCTTCATTCGACTCAACGACCGGTGTCTCCCTGCTCAGCTGGCTCCTCGATAAACTCAAAGTGGGCAAACTGGAAGGGAAGGTTGATATTGACAGCAACAAGGTCTTGACCTTCAAATATCAGGAAGTCAGGGAAGATAAGATAAAGCTGGGTGAGCTGGATGGGTATCTGACAGAGGCTGCTCCGGTTAAAAACAAATTCAGGACTTACGAAGACAAGTTGAGGAAGAGTGCGCTCTTTGTCATCAACTCCGTGCTGAAGAGCAATAGCTTTACGGTGACCATTGAGGACAAATCAGGGGCGGCTGTGGATGTGGCTGCGACGATCAAGGGGATTGCGGACATTAGTCAGAATATAAAGGTTGCCAGCAAGAATTCTATAAGCGTTACGAGTCCCGGGGAGACTTTTTTGGTCTTTGCGTTTAAGGCGCAGCATATCTTTTTTGATAGACCAGGATTTTGGGCTACTTTTTTTGGCGATCCGGGGGCTACTTTGGGGTTTACGATTAAGAATGCTACGGGGTTGGTGTTGAGGGGGGAGGAGGATTTTCCTGCGGAGCGGTTGCCGGTTTTTGCGGGGCAGGCGGTTCTGCGTTAATTAATTATTATGCATAGTCATTGCAAGCCATGTGTCCGTTGTAGTAATAATAAAAGGCTACCAAATGACACGCAAAACATTACCCTTAGTATTAGGTATTACTGCAACCGCCATCTTTTTCTCCTGTAAGCAAGAAAAACTTGATGCACTTAAGCTTAAGTATGCCACCAACGATGCTTCTGCCTACTCGGCCGCCAGTTCGTACACCGTATCCACCTTTGCCGGAAGCGGCGCCGTAGGGGCGGTAGACGGCATTGGAACTGCAGCCAGTTTTAATCAACCGATCGGTATTGCCATCGATGGCAGCGGGAATATATATATAGCAGACCTCACCAACAATAAAATACGCAAGATCACTCAGGACGGCGTAGTCACCACTTTTGCAGGCAGCGGTCAACCTGGTTGGCAAGACGGTACCGGCACAACAGCAGTTTTTCACAATCCGACAGGGGTCGCAATAGATGCCACCGGAAATCTGTACGTAGCCGATACCCGTAACAATATGATCCGTAAGATCACGCCGGTCGGAGTGGTCACTACCTTTGCCGGAAGCGGCGCGGCAGCATCGGTAGATGGTACCGGAAGAGCCGCCAGCTTTAACTCGCCCATTTGGGTAACGGTGGATGGGAATGACAATATCTATGTGACAGAAATGGGCACCTGTAAGCTACGCAAGATCACATCGCAAGGCGTGGTAACAACCTTTGCAGGCCGTGATACCAGCGGTTCGTCCGATGGCATAGGCACAGCCGCCAGCTTTGCCCGTCCGGAAGGAATGTGCACAGATACGAATGGCAATATATATCTGGCAGACTGTATAAACGAAAAGATTCGCAAGATTACACCGGCTGCGTTGGTGACTACCTTAGCGGGTAGTGGTGCCATCGGTTCATCTGACGGCGCAGGCACGGTGGCCAGTTTTCGCGATCCTATGGATGCGGCAATAGATAGACTTGGTTACATTTATGTATGCGACTATGTGAATAATACCATCCGTAGAATTAGCCCTTCCGATTCAGTAACGACTATTGCTGGTATTGTTGGGAAAAGAGGATCAGCTGATGGGCCAGGCAGTTCTGCTACCTTCTTCTTGCCCCGGGGCGTAGCGGTAGATCATAATGGAAACGTGTACGTGGCGGATACCTACAATAATAAGATTCGGAAGCTGACGCCAAATAATTAATGCTGACGGATTTCCTGTAGGTCGTTGGTTTAAAATTAGGATTTTGTCTTTAATTCTAGACTAACGACCTACGGGGAAGCCGACAACATGACATTATCGAACTGCGCCGGTGCGAAGGATGACAGGTGCGAAGTTGTGGGCGCATTCCGATAATCATATGACAAAGTCCAGGAATTGAATATCCTCACCTCTAGCTTCCTTGCGTATGCGAAATCGTGTTTTATAAAGATTAGCCATTCTTACGGTAGATTGTAGCCTTGTTTGGTTATACTCCTGCACCAAATTTGGATTGATCCCAGGATACAAATCCAAATATCTATTTATTAAGGTTGTTATACTAATTAGATCCACATTATTTGTTCGTTGAATTTGTATTGGTAGGGCAAAGATTGCAACTATTCCTCCAAAATCTCAATTTGCTTATACTCATATAGCAGATGCCTAATAAGGGAGGTCAATAAATCACTTACTGGAAATTTTCCCCATTTTACATCCGACATTCGCAAAGGGCGAACGCTTAAATAATATGTCTTATCCTGGTCGTCTTCATTGTAGCCATCCAAAATAATCTGCAAACCCAGAATAGTCGGTTCTATAAATATGGCTGGAATTTCTTCATGAATAGATTCCTCTTTGCCGCCAAATTTTAAACCGGCAAATATTTCACGCGATAATATTTCGCCTAATTCTTCCAAAGACAAGTCCGATTTTATCCTTACGAGTCCGGTGATATATGGTATCAACTTGATTTATATGAGTTTCGGAATTGTTGCATTTTTGCTCGTCGTGAGTATTTCCTGATATTGCAATGCCCTTGGTGAAGCAAACTCTGTTTATCTTTGATTGCTAAGCTGATGAATGTCCATAATGTAGCGACCGACATGATCGGAGATTGTCGTATGGTAGAATATCAGTTTTAAATCAATTCGATCAATTATAAAGCCTGCGGTGGTATCCCGACCTCTGAAAACCGGAATTAATATTGTTGTTTCCATTAGGCCTGTATCAATTTTATAATCTTCGGCAATTGGCAAGCCGTTTTTATGGAGAAAATAATTTAAGATCTTTAAATTATTTTTGATGCTTTGCAAATTTGAACTGTCTTCCAACATCGAATGTACATCTTTGAGATTATTTTTGTACAGGTCAGCAATGAATTTCTCTGATGTTGATGAATAATTATTACTTGGATTTGTTGGAGTGTGACATGCTGTCAACACAAAGGTCGTCAATAAAAAATACTTCAATAATTTCATTAACTAGGATTCCATTGTGATTTGAATTTTTGAATTGACGGATTTCAATATATTAAATATCTTTCTATTGCGATTGTATTGCTTTGACTAGTAAATGAGAACGATCCTGGGTTGCTTATTCGGCTATAATTCTCCTTTTGGATTGGGAAAGATGCGCTTATCGATTTTATATCGACAATTGTAAATGCAGGCCCTTTTAATAGCAACTCCAAAAGGCTGTTGTCTAAAATTATAAGTTTGTCAGAATATAATTAAGCTTTTGATAGAGTTTGTAGTCCTTCGAACGATTAGCAAGGTTCTATTCAAGGATACTTTGGTATTGAGCCGGGTACATGATAGGATTGATTTACAAATAAGGTTGTGCCCAGAAATGGACTCGAACCAACACGCTTTTGTTGCGGAGGGGGAGTAAATTACCCGAATTTTCTAATTTTCGCTTTCCTATTTATAGGGAGGAGGTCAGAATTACATCCGATTGCGTAGTTGATCGACGTTCGTAAATAAATTTAAGCTATTTGACTTGTATTAAAGGGTTTTTGTTCGGATTTCCGTTTTTTTAAATACATGATTAACAAAATCAAAACTACGGATGCAGCAAATGCTGAACTATAGAACCCATCTTGAAAATACTCTCCAAAAGTTTTATAAGTCTCCTTGGTCAAATTCCAATAGAACCATGTCACCATAGTCAAAAGGAATATACCAGACAGCAAAGACAAAAAAAACGCCAAACTGGTTGATTTTATATACTTAAATAAAATATGAAT
This sequence is a window from Dinghuibacter silviterrae. Protein-coding genes within it:
- a CDS encoding AAA family ATPase: MPFIKSFSINADKRTPFPFNIPAVQFAREVVLDERVTIFVGDNGSGKSTLLESIAFAVHLPLIGGQMSAAAGSFEAARLLKPYLELVWARQTSKGFFFRAEDFSDFIDGVEKGRMKIEMDLADLKGQVDDAIIRQMSDSMNYALHNTRRLYGADLQAFSHGEAYLTILQNRIQDKGVYLLDEPEAALSPLKQLALIAFILEVLKNNNTQFIIATHSPILMGIPGARLYEIREEEMRQVAYTETDHYRVTKRFLDNPESYLRHF
- a CDS encoding CHAT domain-containing protein, whose protein sequence is MLAILQIPIFDFRSASGAAESKLANPSWPLPLVNRRPFIRRFGKVYQRLQGGVDDWAGEEFYCDATNALQYVALQDQRFKMDDKHSQQLKSIFRRFYSDGQFVNKIELGLRDRFPFLYADDKLPVDLKTIFKNILQLPVKVSGQQVSLIQAGRQLATLFQQATTRHKTAPKPGLVQEGEICLMAIVEQGENYSIPSEAHAIKSFPSIELFGYILYLQDHYIKCWIIRIPTGGFDQGSPANAILRNLRINLMRVHAEKETIKGLLNAVQQRRIDLDSKEVNTTLLAKYLKDTGEKLFSKKRSGIEQESILDFALRSETEVLPGDTLAILVQKLNDRFAVITTQNFVDRSKPMDKKLLLFLCSNPSDKNTLDFGEELKIIQKLHQSSTDRAYFQIAVRTGVEKEELKELLVQNKPDILHIVLHASPVKGLYFQDAQQNAAPMDVEEWEDIIELQQAIRRPSIIILSACNSEGHARAAKPYTDFSAGTTTVFPDQAGIAYARGFYTILFNDEDTGPNICHRSGVVEIKNRKPPFDAINGIDVYNIMQTF
- a CDS encoding gasdermin codes for the protein MSNLLKNFLEEYGYNIVALPKEDIKPLTLLCQDGVSVISLDSSISTLFTSDEKAPPSVLHNTITGDIVGSTAASFDSTTGVSLLSWLLDKLKVGKLEGKVDIDSNKVLTFKYQEVREDKIKLGELDGYLTEAAPVKNKFRTYEDKLRKSALFVINSVLKSNSFTVTIEDKSGAAVDVAATIKGIADISQNIKVASKNSISVTSPGETFLVFAFKAQHIFFDRPGFWATFFGDPGATLGFTIKNATGLVLRGEEDFPAERLPVFAGQAVLR
- a CDS encoding NHL repeat-containing protein — protein: MTRKTLPLVLGITATAIFFSCKQEKLDALKLKYATNDASAYSAASSYTVSTFAGSGAVGAVDGIGTAASFNQPIGIAIDGSGNIYIADLTNNKIRKITQDGVVTTFAGSGQPGWQDGTGTTAVFHNPTGVAIDATGNLYVADTRNNMIRKITPVGVVTTFAGSGAAASVDGTGRAASFNSPIWVTVDGNDNIYVTEMGTCKLRKITSQGVVTTFAGRDTSGSSDGIGTAASFARPEGMCTDTNGNIYLADCINEKIRKITPAALVTTLAGSGAIGSSDGAGTVASFRDPMDAAIDRLGYIYVCDYVNNTIRRISPSDSVTTIAGIVGKRGSADGPGSSATFFLPRGVAVDHNGNVYVADTYNNKIRKLTPNN